In Streptomyces sp. RFCAC02, the following proteins share a genomic window:
- a CDS encoding alpha/beta family hydrolase, which yields MASETRTAAERRTVATPVGDARITWHTADRPRAVLALGHGAGGGIEARDLVALAGALPARGVTVALVEQPWRVAGRRLAPAPRTLDTAWTALWPALARWAGAGVPVVAGGRSAGARVACRTAREVGAHAVVALAFPLHPPGRPERSRAAELTDAGVPTLVVQGSRDPFGRPAEFPDGTDLVEVPGGDHGFAVPRSAPVDATGALAAAATEIGDWLTARIPA from the coding sequence ATGGCGAGCGAGACGCGGACGGCGGCGGAACGGCGGACGGTGGCGACGCCGGTGGGTGACGCGCGGATCACCTGGCACACGGCGGACCGGCCCAGGGCGGTGCTGGCCCTCGGACACGGGGCGGGTGGCGGGATCGAGGCGCGCGATCTCGTGGCGCTGGCGGGCGCGCTGCCCGCGCGGGGTGTCACTGTGGCGCTGGTCGAGCAGCCGTGGCGGGTGGCGGGCCGGCGGCTCGCGCCCGCCCCGCGGACGCTGGATACGGCGTGGACGGCCCTGTGGCCGGCGCTCGCGCGGTGGGCGGGTGCGGGGGTCCCGGTGGTCGCCGGGGGCCGCAGCGCCGGGGCGCGTGTGGCGTGCCGGACGGCGCGCGAGGTGGGCGCGCACGCCGTGGTGGCGCTGGCGTTCCCGCTGCATCCGCCGGGCCGGCCGGAGCGGTCGCGGGCGGCGGAACTCACGGACGCGGGCGTCCCGACCCTCGTGGTCCAGGGCAGCAGGGACCCGTTCGGGCGGCCGGCGGAGTTCCCGGACGGCACGGACCTCGTCGAGGTGCCGGGGGGCGACCACGGCTTCGCCGTACCGAGGAGCGCGCCCGTGGACGCGACCGGGGCACTCGCGGCGGCGGCCACGGAGATCGGCGACTGGCTGACCGCCCGCATCCCCGCCTGA
- a CDS encoding acyltransferase family protein: MNDSRQTTGAVAVPRQSADSPTPRTSAPGARDAFFDNAKFVAIVLVAAGHAWEPLRGDSRGLTALYMLVYAFHMPAFIIIAGYFSRSFDGSPRRVARLVTGVLLPYVVFQVAYTYWDRWLDGSDRRDLPMFDPKWLMWFLLALFIWRLTVPVWQALRWPLPVALVLAAAACATPSLGGDLQIQRVIQFLPFFVLGLRLRKEHFALVRHRAMRIAAVPVLVVALAVAYWAVPRVSYQWLYHRESAEDLGESWQFGVGMTLLVFVCSLVVTACFLALVPGRRTWFSALGAGTLYGYLLHGFIVLGSRAAGWYEPEVMRDVHTAVPILTVASALCITLLCTPPVQRVFRPVMEPTMPWFFRRPPAVGTGTHPPQGRQA; encoded by the coding sequence ATGAACGACTCCCGGCAGACGACGGGGGCAGTCGCCGTCCCCAGGCAGTCCGCCGACTCCCCCACACCCCGCACATCCGCCCCGGGCGCGCGCGACGCGTTCTTCGACAACGCGAAATTCGTCGCCATCGTCCTGGTCGCGGCCGGCCACGCCTGGGAACCGCTGCGCGGCGACTCGCGCGGCCTGACCGCGCTCTACATGCTCGTGTACGCGTTCCACATGCCGGCGTTCATCATCATCGCCGGCTACTTCTCCCGCAGTTTCGACGGCAGCCCGCGCCGCGTGGCCCGCCTCGTCACGGGCGTGCTGCTGCCCTACGTGGTCTTCCAGGTCGCCTACACGTACTGGGACCGCTGGCTGGACGGCAGCGACCGGCGGGACCTGCCGATGTTCGACCCCAAGTGGCTGATGTGGTTCCTGCTGGCGCTGTTCATATGGCGGCTCACCGTGCCCGTGTGGCAGGCGCTGCGCTGGCCGCTGCCGGTGGCCCTCGTGCTCGCCGCCGCCGCGTGCGCCACGCCGTCGCTCGGCGGCGACCTCCAGATCCAGCGGGTGATCCAGTTCCTCCCGTTCTTCGTGCTCGGGCTGCGCCTGAGGAAGGAGCACTTCGCCCTGGTGCGGCACCGCGCCATGCGGATCGCCGCCGTGCCGGTGCTGGTCGTCGCCCTGGCCGTCGCCTACTGGGCGGTGCCGCGCGTGAGCTACCAGTGGCTCTACCACCGCGAGTCCGCCGAGGACCTCGGCGAGTCGTGGCAGTTCGGCGTCGGGATGACGCTGCTGGTCTTCGTGTGCTCGCTCGTCGTGACGGCCTGCTTCCTGGCGCTGGTCCCCGGCCGCCGCACCTGGTTCTCCGCCCTCGGCGCCGGCACGCTGTACGGCTACCTGCTGCACGGCTTCATCGTGCTCGGCTCCCGAGCGGCCGGCTGGTACGAGCCCGAGGTCATGCGTGACGTGCACACCGCCGTGCCCATCCTCACCGTGGCGTCCGCGCTCTGCATCACCCTGCTGTGCACGCCCCCCGTGCAGCGCGTCTTCCGGCCCGTGATGGAGCCCACCATGCCCTGGTTCTTCCGCCGCCCGCCCGCCGTCGGCACCGGGACGCACCCGCCGCAGGGCCGGCAGGCCTGA
- the thrS gene encoding threonine--tRNA ligase, producing MTVHDHRRLGRELDLFDTDPLIGAGLPFWLPAGAAVRQSLEDWIRGQERSAGYRQVHSPVLGKRELYERSGHWAHYRDDMFPPMDVGGEQLVLRPSLCPHHAVVYRSRPHSHRELPLRLAELGGMYRAELSGVLGGLTRVRGIQLNDAHVFCAPEQVPGEVARVLAMIRRAYAALGIEGARLRLSLPGDGGKYVPDPALWERATALLAGVLAESGLPYEEVDGEAAFYGPKIDVQLTDGAGREFTLSTVQVDFHQPERFGLAYTGHDGRRHRPVMIHHAVLGSLERMVAHLVELHGGAFPAWCAPVQVAVLPVGADGLAAAEAFAGRCADAGLRAELGDPDRGSLGARIHAARRVPYVAVIGAREAAEGLVALRLRDGRRLAPLPDGEALRGITAMVGDHATALWPAGNRP from the coding sequence ATGACCGTCCACGACCACCGCAGGCTGGGCCGCGAGCTCGACCTGTTCGACACCGACCCGCTGATCGGCGCGGGGCTGCCGTTCTGGCTGCCCGCGGGCGCCGCCGTACGGCAGTCCCTGGAGGACTGGATCCGCGGGCAGGAGCGCAGCGCCGGCTACCGGCAGGTGCACTCGCCGGTCCTCGGCAAGCGGGAGCTGTACGAGCGCTCGGGGCACTGGGCGCACTACCGCGACGACATGTTCCCGCCGATGGACGTCGGCGGCGAGCAGCTCGTGCTGCGTCCGAGCCTGTGCCCGCACCACGCCGTCGTCTACCGGTCCCGCCCGCACAGCCACCGCGAGCTGCCGCTGCGCCTCGCGGAGCTGGGCGGGATGTACCGGGCCGAGTTGTCGGGCGTGCTCGGCGGGCTGACCCGGGTGCGCGGCATCCAGCTGAACGACGCGCACGTCTTCTGCGCCCCTGAGCAGGTCCCCGGCGAGGTGGCGCGGGTGCTGGCGATGATCCGGCGCGCGTACGCGGCCCTGGGGATCGAGGGCGCGCGGCTGCGGCTGTCGCTGCCCGGGGACGGCGGGAAGTACGTGCCGGACCCGGCGCTGTGGGAGCGCGCCACCGCCCTGCTGGCCGGGGTCCTGGCGGAGAGCGGGCTGCCGTACGAGGAGGTGGACGGCGAGGCCGCGTTCTACGGACCGAAGATCGACGTGCAGCTGACCGACGGCGCGGGGCGGGAGTTCACCCTCTCCACCGTGCAGGTCGACTTCCACCAGCCGGAACGGTTCGGTCTCGCGTACACCGGCCACGACGGCCGCCGGCACCGCCCGGTGATGATCCACCACGCCGTGCTGGGGAGCCTGGAGCGGATGGTGGCGCACCTGGTCGAGCTGCACGGCGGGGCGTTCCCGGCGTGGTGCGCGCCGGTGCAGGTGGCGGTGCTGCCGGTCGGCGCGGACGGCCTCGCGGCGGCCGAGGCGTTCGCCGGGCGCTGCGCGGACGCGGGGCTGCGGGCCGAGCTCGGCGACCCGGACCGGGGGAGCCTCGGGGCGCGGATCCACGCGGCGCGGCGGGTGCCGTACGTGGCGGTGATCGGCGCGCGGGAGGCCGCGGAGGGTCTGGTGGCGCTGCGCCTGCGCGACGGCCGCCGCCTCGCGCCGCTGCCGGACGGGGAGGCACTGCGCGGGATCACCGCCATGGTGGGGGACCACGCGACCGCCCTGTGGCCCGCCGGGAACCGCCCCTGA